Proteins from a single region of Caloramator sp. E03:
- a CDS encoding V-type ATP synthase subunit I: MAVEKMEMINIIGQMNEVDNIARKIVLSSSVHMINAINEINQNNFPILRAQDNVDALVDFNYIKQYNSQKNIQEIQRKVDGLFDIFGMKKRISYKYLKEKYEFKNDIDEINKLYELVKEKHEKVIKLNEENDDIERLERYLKYIKNININLDEILDMKYIKMKIGVIPKYNVDKLKKNYENISAIIFKVYSDADIAVLMAFIPSPFEIEVDRVLMSLSFDEFKINMRFIGTPSKWLEKLKDRKNQIKDEIKSIKEQLLDIKNDNLKNVERYYSRLMMEFKIEELKSFIACTDEFFYLTGWIPSFRKKNLLKSLEAEHKNLIIVFKEAKDLREGLNPPTCLRNGYMLTPFESIVKMYGIPSYNELDPTAFVGISYMLLFGAMFGDVGQGLVLFLIGEILNRFKRRPNLGGVLARLGISSTIFGFIYGSVFGYENIIKELVVRPMEEINVMLIAAIVFGVILLSIGYLYNLINSYKRRDIENGIFSRNGVAGLSFYWLLLYYIVAKVLNKDTFIPSGAITIILITLIIIMVLKEPLSNLIKGVRPLYSESVYDYYIEGGFGILETLLSLLSNTLSFIRVGAFAINHVGLFIAFATLSKMMANNIESTATMILGNVIIIGLEGLIVFIQGLRLEYYELFSKYFSGTGYEYNPCYLTASIDNAKKRINRLSKKQLILNIE; encoded by the coding sequence ATGGCTGTAGAAAAAATGGAAATGATAAATATAATAGGTCAAATGAATGAAGTTGATAATATAGCGAGAAAGATAGTGCTTTCATCTTCTGTACACATGATAAATGCAATAAATGAAATTAATCAAAACAACTTTCCAATATTAAGGGCTCAAGACAATGTTGATGCTCTTGTTGACTTTAACTATATAAAACAATATAACAGCCAGAAAAATATTCAAGAGATTCAACGTAAAGTTGATGGCCTTTTCGATATATTTGGAATGAAAAAAAGAATTAGCTATAAATATTTAAAGGAAAAATATGAATTTAAAAATGATATTGATGAAATAAATAAATTATATGAGCTTGTAAAGGAAAAACATGAAAAGGTTATTAAGCTTAATGAAGAAAACGATGATATAGAGCGACTTGAACGGTATTTAAAGTATATAAAGAATATAAATATTAATCTTGATGAAATACTTGATATGAAATATATAAAGATGAAAATTGGTGTTATTCCAAAGTACAATGTTGATAAATTAAAAAAGAATTATGAAAATATATCAGCTATTATTTTTAAAGTATATAGTGATGCAGATATTGCTGTTTTAATGGCCTTTATACCATCACCCTTTGAGATAGAAGTTGATAGAGTTTTAATGTCTTTAAGTTTTGATGAATTTAAAATCAACATGAGATTCATTGGTACTCCTTCAAAGTGGCTTGAAAAGCTAAAAGATAGGAAAAATCAAATTAAAGATGAAATAAAATCTATAAAAGAACAACTTTTAGACATAAAAAATGATAATTTAAAAAATGTAGAAAGATATTATTCAAGGTTAATGATGGAATTTAAAATAGAAGAACTTAAAAGTTTTATAGCATGTACAGATGAGTTTTTTTATTTGACAGGTTGGATACCATCATTTAGGAAAAAGAATTTATTAAAGAGTTTAGAAGCAGAACATAAAAATCTAATTATAGTTTTTAAAGAAGCTAAAGATTTAAGGGAAGGGTTAAACCCTCCAACATGCCTTAGAAATGGCTATATGTTAACTCCTTTCGAATCAATTGTTAAAATGTATGGTATACCTTCATATAATGAACTTGATCCTACAGCTTTTGTTGGTATTAGCTATATGCTTTTATTTGGAGCAATGTTTGGTGATGTTGGACAAGGTTTGGTTCTATTTTTAATAGGAGAAATTTTAAATCGGTTTAAAAGGAGGCCTAATCTTGGTGGAGTCCTTGCAAGATTAGGTATAAGTTCTACTATATTTGGTTTTATATATGGAAGTGTATTTGGATATGAAAATATAATAAAGGAATTAGTTGTAAGACCTATGGAAGAAATAAATGTAATGCTTATAGCAGCAATAGTATTTGGAGTAATACTTCTTTCGATTGGTTATTTATATAATCTTATTAATTCATATAAAAGGCGGGACATTGAAAATGGAATATTTAGCAGAAATGGTGTAGCAGGGCTTTCTTTTTATTGGCTATTGCTTTATTATATTGTAGCTAAGGTGTTAAATAAAGATACATTTATTCCTTCAGGAGCTATTACTATTATTTTAATAACATTGATTATTATAATGGTTCTTAAAGAGCCTCTATCAAATTTGATAAAAGGTGTTAGACCTTTATATAGTGAATCTGTATATGATTATTACATTGAAGGTGGATTTGGAATACTTGAAACTCTTCTTAGTTTACTTAGCAATACATTATCCTTTATAAGGGTTGGTGCATTTGCAATTAACCATGTTGGGCTTTTTATTGCTTTTGCAACTCTTTCTAAAATGATGGCTAATAACATTGAAAGTACAGCTACTATGATACTTGGTAATGTTATAATTATTGGACTTGAAGGCCTTATAGTGTTCATTCAAGGATTAAGGCTTGAATATTATGAGCTTTTCAGCAAGTATTTTTCAGGTACAGGCTATGAATATAATCCCTGCTATTTAACAGCATCTATAGATAATGCTAAAAAACGTATAAATAGACTTAGTAAAAAACAACTAATACTAAACATTGAATAG
- a CDS encoding V-type ATPase subunit, protein MNNVVRFSAVNTKIQSMSGKLLKTEDYKKIINLKSTSEIAAYLRDNTAYGEFFKGIDLAYIHRDELERHLKQGLINHMDKLIHYFNGNYRNFFKCFYMKYEIYDLKKAARLVQIDKSYSNLRENMVFAGKYRNMDVESIVKAKSVVEIIHALEGTVYEPFLKNLIDGNEDESLFRFEMALDRAFFSVLEGSVKKLDKQDQKAFFELYGSYIDMLNLQWIYRGKKYYNLLPEELFNYTINRGYRFNYLKIKEFCYSKNIEDFISKVKKTPYSFMFKEDESQEIFMERRINRYMYFRTKFAKRRFKQDLSVVLAYMQLIEFEIRDIISMIENVRYAMDFDETKKYLIKAI, encoded by the coding sequence ATGAATAATGTTGTTAGATTTTCTGCAGTAAATACAAAAATACAAAGTATGTCAGGAAAACTTCTTAAAACTGAGGATTATAAAAAAATAATAAATTTAAAGTCAACAAGTGAAATAGCTGCTTATTTAAGAGACAATACTGCTTATGGGGAATTTTTTAAAGGAATAGATTTAGCTTATATTCATAGAGATGAGCTTGAAAGACATTTAAAGCAGGGACTTATAAACCACATGGATAAGCTAATTCATTACTTTAATGGGAATTATAGAAATTTTTTCAAGTGTTTTTATATGAAATATGAAATATATGATTTAAAAAAGGCTGCAAGGTTAGTACAAATAGATAAGTCCTATTCAAATCTCAGAGAAAATATGGTTTTTGCCGGTAAATATAGAAATATGGATGTTGAATCTATTGTTAAAGCCAAAAGTGTTGTAGAAATAATTCATGCTTTAGAAGGAACTGTATATGAGCCATTTCTTAAAAATCTCATTGATGGTAATGAAGACGAAAGCCTTTTTAGATTTGAAATGGCACTAGACAGGGCATTTTTTAGTGTTTTGGAAGGAAGCGTAAAAAAACTTGATAAACAGGATCAAAAGGCTTTTTTTGAGCTCTATGGATCATATATTGATATGCTCAATCTTCAATGGATATATAGAGGGAAAAAATACTATAATTTATTACCAGAGGAATTATTTAATTATACAATAAACAGGGGATATAGATTTAACTATTTAAAGATTAAGGAATTTTGCTATTCAAAAAATATAGAGGACTTTATAAGCAAAGTTAAGAAAACACCTTATTCATTCATGTTTAAAGAAGATGAAAGTCAGGAAATCTTTATGGAAAGAAGAATAAACAGATATATGTATTTTAGAACTAAATTTGCCAAAAGAAGATTTAAGCAGGATTTATCAGTAGTACTTGCCTATATGCAGTTAATAGAGTTTGAGATAAGAGATATTATTTCTATGATTGAAAATGTTAGATATGCCATGGACTTTGATGAAACAAAGAAATATTTGATTAAGGCAATATAA
- a CDS encoding Dabb family protein: MVKHVVAWKLKDEAEGNNKEKNAKIIKENLERLKDVIKEIKHIEVGININTSNAAFDLVLYSEFENIEDLEKYQNHPEHVKVAEFIAKVREDRIVVDYTA; this comes from the coding sequence ATGGTTAAGCATGTAGTTGCTTGGAAGCTTAAAGATGAAGCAGAAGGAAACAATAAAGAAAAAAATGCAAAGATTATAAAGGAAAATCTTGAAAGGTTAAAAGATGTTATAAAGGAAATAAAACATATAGAGGTTGGGATTAATATCAACACTTCTAATGCAGCCTTTGACCTTGTGCTTTATTCTGAATTTGAAAACATTGAAGATTTAGAAAAATATCAAAATCATCCTGAACATGTTAAGGTGGCTGAATTTATTGCTAAGGTAAGGGAAGATAGGATAGTAGTTGATTATACAGCTTAA
- a CDS encoding DUF3842 family protein produces the protein MRIAVIDGQGGGMGKTIIEKLRKSIGEGIEILALGTNAFATANMVKAGANEGASGESAICYCCKTIKLDCIIGPIGIICPNSMLGEITPTMAECIFSTECRKYLIPVNKHGLYIPGVKDMQINDFIEEIVKEINSSKNT, from the coding sequence ATGAGAATTGCAGTAATAGATGGTCAAGGTGGTGGAATGGGAAAAACTATAATAGAAAAGCTAAGAAAATCAATCGGTGAAGGCATTGAAATACTTGCATTAGGTACAAATGCATTTGCAACTGCTAATATGGTCAAAGCAGGTGCAAACGAAGGTGCAAGTGGTGAAAGTGCAATATGCTATTGCTGTAAAACTATAAAACTTGATTGTATAATAGGTCCTATCGGAATAATATGCCCAAACAGTATGTTAGGTGAAATAACGCCAACCATGGCAGAATGTATATTTAGTACAGAATGCAGAAAATATCTTATCCCTGTAAATAAACATGGACTTTACATACCTGGAGTTAAAGATATGCAAATTAACGATTTCATAGAAGAAATAGTAAAAGAAATAAACTCAAGCAAAAACACCTAA
- a CDS encoding IS1182 family transposase, whose product MLTKEKNEKRTQIEICSIDQLVPENHLVRKLEAAINFDFIYDLVSDKYSKDIGRPSIDPVVLFKIVFIQYVFGIKSMRQTISEIQTNIAYRWFIGYGLYDPIPHFTTFGKNYVRRFKNTDIFEKIFVRILEEAVNAGLIKSDAVFIDATHVKANANKKKYDKVKLEKEARVYQELLDKEINEDRELHGKKPLDMSKKKLEVKETKISKTDPDSGVLRKNEKEKCFAYSFHAACDRNGFILGITATAANVHDNTMFDTILEQVKKNVGKPEYIVVDAGYKTPYICKTIIDQGIRPVMPYTRPMTKEGFFKKYEYVYDEYYDCYICPNNQILNYRTTNREGYREYASDSKTCKDCPYRNKCTNSKDYTKVINRHIWADYVEEAEHLRYTTLNKEIYEKRKETIERVFADMKEKHGMRFTTLRGLKKVTAQAMLVAACMNLKKMANWLWRSGKTGPNKAFLLRKLYILHLKTALPLWRAVFVYNLTPKI is encoded by the coding sequence ATGCTAACTAAAGAAAAAAATGAAAAACGTACACAAATAGAAATATGCTCAATTGATCAATTAGTACCAGAAAATCATCTGGTAAGAAAACTTGAGGCTGCTATTAATTTTGATTTCATATATGATCTTGTATCAGATAAATATTCTAAGGATATTGGTAGGCCAAGCATCGATCCAGTTGTATTATTTAAAATTGTATTTATTCAATATGTATTCGGGATTAAATCAATGCGCCAGACGATATCAGAAATTCAAACAAATATTGCATACCGTTGGTTTATAGGATATGGACTTTATGACCCAATTCCTCATTTCACTACGTTTGGCAAAAACTATGTAAGAAGATTTAAGAATACAGATATTTTTGAAAAAATATTTGTTAGAATATTAGAGGAAGCAGTGAATGCGGGATTAATCAAGTCAGACGCTGTATTTATTGATGCAACCCACGTAAAGGCAAATGCTAATAAGAAAAAATATGATAAGGTAAAACTCGAAAAAGAAGCCCGTGTATATCAAGAGCTTTTGGACAAAGAGATAAACGAAGATAGAGAGTTACATGGTAAAAAGCCATTAGATATGAGTAAAAAAAAACTAGAAGTTAAAGAAACAAAAATTAGCAAGACTGATCCAGATAGCGGAGTATTAAGAAAGAATGAAAAAGAGAAATGTTTTGCATATTCATTTCATGCTGCATGTGATAGGAATGGTTTTATACTTGGAATAACTGCTACAGCTGCTAATGTCCATGATAACACCATGTTTGATACAATATTAGAGCAAGTAAAAAAGAATGTTGGAAAGCCTGAATATATTGTAGTAGACGCAGGGTATAAAACACCCTATATATGCAAAACAATAATAGATCAAGGAATTAGACCTGTAATGCCATATACACGCCCAATGACTAAGGAAGGATTCTTTAAAAAATATGAATATGTCTATGATGAATATTATGACTGTTATATATGTCCTAACAATCAAATATTAAACTATAGGACAACTAATAGAGAAGGATATAGAGAATATGCATCAGATTCTAAAACATGTAAGGATTGCCCATATCGAAATAAATGTACAAACAGTAAAGACTATACAAAGGTAATAAACCGACATATATGGGCTGATTATGTTGAAGAAGCCGAGCATCTAAGATATACAACTCTTAATAAAGAAATATATGAAAAAAGGAAAGAAACGATAGAAAGAGTTTTTGCAGATATGAAGGAAAAGCATGGCATGCGCTTTACGACCCTAAGAGGATTAAAAAAAGTAACAGCGCAGGCGATGCTTGTTGCTGCTTGTATGAATTTAAAAAAGATGGCAAACTGGCTATGGAGGTCTGGGAAAACCGGACCTAATAAAGCTTTTTTGCTTAGAAAATTATATATCTTACATTTGAAAACAGCTCTTCCTTTATGGAGAGCTGTTTTTGTCTACAATCTGACACCTAAAATATAA
- a CDS encoding HD-GYP domain-containing protein yields MRLISLQRAKEGDVLAQSVFGVDGCLLLKEGVALNRKYINKLIDLGIVYVYIEDGMLDDIKPEDPQFLEVKMEAVKSISGVFSKIQNTGCVDVKNTINAITNIVEYLLENKDISSIYLLELKTFDNYTYVHSLNTCVLSLFYGVQMSYSKPMLMDLGAGALLHDIGKTRIPIEILNKNGKLTDKEYDIMKTHPELGYEMIKNLDYINARGKSIVLEHHERIDGNGYPYRLKGDKISKYARIACISDVYDAIVSDRVYRKGFLANEAYEFILANGGTFFDMDLVNIFRNNFSLYPLGACVKLTNGLEGFVVGHNKGFPDRPIVRIIYDKSHNKISPFEINLVDVIDISIESVII; encoded by the coding sequence ATGAGGTTAATTAGTTTACAAAGAGCAAAGGAAGGAGATGTCCTCGCTCAAAGTGTATTTGGAGTAGATGGATGTTTACTTTTAAAAGAGGGAGTTGCTCTTAATAGGAAATATATAAATAAACTGATAGACTTAGGTATAGTATATGTTTATATAGAAGATGGGATGCTTGATGATATAAAGCCTGAGGATCCTCAGTTTTTAGAAGTTAAAATGGAGGCTGTAAAATCTATATCGGGTGTTTTTTCAAAGATACAAAATACAGGTTGTGTTGACGTAAAAAACACTATAAATGCTATTACTAATATAGTTGAATATCTTCTTGAAAATAAAGATATAAGTTCTATATATCTTCTTGAATTAAAAACTTTTGATAATTATACATACGTCCATTCTTTAAATACTTGTGTACTTTCATTGTTTTATGGAGTTCAAATGTCTTATTCAAAGCCTATGCTTATGGATCTTGGAGCAGGAGCATTACTTCACGATATAGGTAAAACGAGGATACCTATAGAGATATTAAATAAAAATGGAAAACTTACCGACAAAGAATATGATATTATGAAGACTCATCCAGAACTTGGATATGAAATGATAAAAAATTTAGATTATATAAATGCAAGAGGAAAAAGTATAGTTCTTGAGCATCATGAAAGAATTGATGGAAATGGTTATCCATATAGGCTTAAGGGTGATAAAATATCAAAATATGCAAGGATTGCATGTATTAGTGATGTGTATGATGCTATAGTTAGTGATAGAGTGTATAGAAAAGGCTTTTTAGCTAATGAAGCTTATGAATTTATACTTGCTAATGGTGGAACTTTTTTTGACATGGATCTTGTTAATATTTTTCGTAACAACTTTTCTTTATATCCTCTAGGAGCATGCGTTAAACTTACTAATGGACTTGAGGGTTTTGTTGTAGGACATAATAAAGGTTTCCCGGATAGGCCTATAGTAAGGATAATTTATGATAAAAGCCACAATAAAATAAGTCCCTTTGAAATAAATCTTGTTGATGTTATTGATATTTCAATTGAATCAGTAATTATATAG
- a CDS encoding Ig-like domain-containing protein, with translation MYKNIFRTKILVFVILISILFEITNLKCIALSFPANNSVLLASTNNKKVTVVSTTPKNKESNVSPKVIIAVKFSEYIKQGENFNKITLKDKVGNTVSISKAINNDTLFIYHNSTLNYDVSYTITIPEGAVKGLYNNYINEAYSFWFTTDVDRIAPFINEVYPENSSDDVDVDTLITIKYDEMIKESLYFKDINLVNNSSEEIPIDTFIKDDTITIKPRKRLNFDTYYHFTIPSEAVADIAGNKAAYYVTYKFKTESEKEPPVVKYTIPSNDMMYVPVDSNITIGFNKNILPVDLTNKKTIIRLKSGNKETYVDAYISGSMIYAKPSKDLHLAYNTKYTVEVVSGSIKDIRGNVFNKTYTFSFTTEPEVGMPKIIETNPKYASNDFMPDDKISVYFNEAIQIGDTFKNITLKDEKGNNIPFIPLIGWDAIGLKPKNNLEYNTEYYFQIPKGAVKNLSGDPLKYDYIFKFKTSLEKFPPDVKATNPSNGQSNVSTNSIIGILFKENIQKGENFNYITLKDEKGNDIPISIDIKDDLLNIKPINNVSMTYYMTYTVKIPRGAVNDLAGNSCNEYTFSFTTGFDKILLNLLSCNVKENDKNVPIDSTFTFEFNDSVLKGEFFDNIAIKDSKGNIVKSIVTIDNNRVNIKPELELKYNSSYSIEVPYWSLVDSRRNAFLGIPPIKFTTEPKNNAVTVKSTYPKNKEKEYDPSKPITITFNRDIAAGSDFNNINLIDKEGKIVISVVNIEKDTITINPMQKLTPEGEYTVSIPYTSVKDQNGKVMADDYKLSFKVKSDKDKVVQKAINITSDFKYIVVTFSDNIKSGKNFDSITLKDSKGKAVKYVKGIVNNMLVIVPNIQIKKNEKFYVYIPSQALSDTKGNLLNKTYNLEIQANEKYLWKK, from the coding sequence ATGTATAAGAACATTTTTAGAACTAAAATTTTGGTCTTCGTTATTTTAATATCCATATTGTTTGAAATAACTAATTTAAAGTGTATAGCACTTTCATTTCCTGCTAATAATAGCGTATTGTTAGCATCAACAAATAATAAAAAAGTAACCGTTGTATCAACAACTCCAAAGAATAAAGAAAGCAATGTCTCTCCAAAGGTTATAATAGCTGTTAAATTTAGTGAATATATTAAGCAAGGGGAAAATTTTAATAAAATAACGCTTAAAGATAAAGTTGGAAATACTGTATCTATTAGTAAAGCAATAAACAATGATACTCTATTTATATATCACAATAGTACTTTAAATTATGATGTCAGTTATACTATTACAATACCTGAAGGGGCTGTGAAAGGATTATATAATAATTATATTAATGAAGCTTATTCTTTTTGGTTCACTACTGATGTAGATAGGATAGCTCCATTTATTAACGAGGTGTATCCTGAAAATAGCTCTGATGATGTTGATGTAGATACATTAATAACAATAAAATATGATGAAATGATTAAGGAATCATTATATTTTAAAGATATAAATCTTGTTAATAATTCCAGTGAAGAGATTCCAATAGATACTTTTATCAAAGATGATACTATTACTATAAAACCTCGTAAACGCCTTAATTTTGATACATATTATCATTTTACTATTCCATCAGAAGCTGTTGCAGATATAGCTGGAAATAAGGCTGCATATTACGTAACATACAAATTTAAAACAGAATCAGAAAAAGAACCTCCCGTAGTTAAGTACACAATTCCATCTAATGATATGATGTATGTGCCAGTAGATTCAAATATAACAATAGGTTTTAACAAAAATATTCTCCCTGTAGATTTGACAAATAAAAAGACAATAATAAGGCTAAAATCAGGAAATAAAGAAACTTATGTTGATGCTTATATAAGTGGTTCCATGATATATGCAAAACCTTCAAAAGATCTTCATCTTGCATATAATACAAAATATACTGTTGAAGTAGTATCAGGCTCAATTAAAGATATAAGAGGCAATGTATTTAATAAAACATATACTTTTTCATTTACAACTGAACCTGAGGTAGGAATGCCAAAAATCATTGAGACTAATCCTAAATATGCCTCAAATGATTTCATGCCTGATGATAAAATATCAGTTTATTTCAATGAAGCAATTCAAATTGGGGATACATTTAAAAATATTACTTTAAAAGATGAAAAAGGCAACAATATACCATTTATACCTTTGATTGGATGGGATGCTATTGGCTTAAAACCTAAAAATAATCTTGAATATAATACAGAATATTATTTTCAAATTCCAAAAGGAGCTGTGAAAAATCTATCAGGAGATCCTTTAAAATATGATTATATATTTAAATTTAAAACAAGCCTTGAAAAATTTCCACCTGATGTTAAAGCAACTAATCCATCAAATGGGCAAAGCAATGTTTCTACAAACTCTATAATTGGTATTTTATTTAAGGAAAACATACAAAAAGGAGAGAATTTTAATTATATTACATTAAAAGATGAAAAGGGGAATGATATACCTATTTCAATTGATATAAAAGATGATCTTCTTAATATTAAACCTATTAATAATGTTTCAATGACATACTATATGACTTATACTGTAAAGATACCACGTGGTGCTGTTAACGATTTAGCAGGGAATTCATGCAATGAATATACATTTAGCTTTACAACTGGTTTTGATAAAATCTTATTAAATCTTTTATCATGTAATGTTAAAGAAAATGATAAGAATGTTCCTATAGATAGTACCTTCACATTTGAATTTAACGATTCTGTTTTAAAAGGTGAATTTTTTGATAATATAGCTATTAAAGATAGCAAGGGAAATATTGTTAAATCAATTGTTACTATTGATAATAATAGGGTTAATATTAAACCAGAATTGGAGTTAAAGTATAATAGCAGTTATTCCATAGAAGTACCTTATTGGTCATTGGTTGATAGTAGAAGAAATGCCTTTTTAGGAATACCTCCAATAAAATTTACTACCGAACCTAAAAATAATGCTGTAACTGTTAAAAGTACTTATCCAAAAAACAAAGAGAAAGAGTATGATCCTTCAAAACCTATAACAATAACGTTTAATAGAGATATTGCAGCAGGAAGTGATTTTAACAATATAAATTTGATTGATAAAGAAGGAAAAATAGTAATTTCGGTTGTAAATATTGAAAAAGATACTATTACAATAAATCCTATGCAAAAACTTACTCCTGAAGGTGAGTATACTGTATCTATTCCATATACATCTGTTAAGGATCAAAATGGAAAGGTAATGGCAGATGATTATAAATTAAGCTTTAAGGTAAAAAGTGATAAGGATAAAGTTGTTCAAAAGGCAATAAATATTACTTCAGATTTTAAATATATTGTTGTTACTTTTAGCGATAATATAAAATCTGGTAAAAACTTTGATTCTATAACCTTAAAGGATTCTAAAGGCAAAGCTGTAAAGTATGTTAAAGGAATTGTTAACAACATGCTTGTTATAGTACCTAACATTCAAATTAAAAAGAATGAAAAGTTCTATGTATACATTCCTTCTCAAGCATTATCAGATACAAAAGGTAACTTGTTGAATAAAACTTACAATCTTGAAATACAGGCAAATGAAAAATATTTATGGAAGAAATAA
- the citG gene encoding triphosphoribosyl-dephospho-CoA synthase CitG yields MYIDCSENFLKVSEKAIRIGEIALCSMLYEVSISPSPGLVSPVSKGAHDDMDFFTFLKSTSSIAYYLPLFVQIGIDYDSDILKRLRKIGANAENNMFKATGGVNTQKGLLFLIGIICASAGVCVKKAIKINRFNISRECSYISKDIVKNELFNIDKSKKLTSGESIFLKYGILGIRGEVERGIPTVLEYGLPALEDALKQNLHIKDALSHSLINIMTAIEDTTVINRCGISGLERMKNLAKEAIRLGGMMTKDGRDYIKYMEDVFVRENISPGGAADILAVTLFIYELEKEEQCKNN; encoded by the coding sequence ATGTATATAGATTGTAGCGAAAATTTTTTAAAAGTGTCTGAAAAAGCTATAAGGATTGGAGAGATTGCCCTTTGCAGCATGCTTTATGAAGTTAGCATAAGCCCATCCCCTGGGCTTGTATCTCCTGTATCAAAGGGAGCCCATGATGATATGGATTTTTTTACTTTTTTAAAGAGTACATCTTCTATAGCATACTATCTTCCCTTGTTTGTTCAAATAGGCATTGATTATGATAGTGATATTTTAAAAAGGCTTAGAAAAATAGGAGCTAATGCCGAAAATAATATGTTCAAAGCAACAGGCGGGGTTAACACTCAAAAGGGGCTTCTATTTTTAATTGGAATAATATGTGCTTCAGCTGGGGTATGTGTAAAAAAAGCAATTAAAATAAATAGATTCAATATATCAAGGGAATGTTCCTATATAAGCAAAGATATAGTAAAAAATGAGCTTTTTAATATTGATAAATCGAAAAAGCTTACTAGTGGAGAGAGTATATTTTTAAAATATGGAATACTTGGAATAAGAGGGGAAGTAGAAAGAGGAATTCCAACGGTTTTAGAGTATGGACTTCCAGCTCTTGAAGATGCATTAAAACAAAATCTTCATATAAAGGATGCACTAAGCCACAGCCTTATAAATATAATGACTGCTATAGAGGATACTACAGTTATAAATAGGTGCGGGATTAGTGGCCTTGAAAGAATGAAAAATCTAGCTAAAGAGGCTATAAGGCTTGGTGGAATGATGACAAAGGATGGAAGAGATTATATTAAGTATATGGAGGATGTATTTGTAAGGGAAAATATAAGCCCAGGAGGGGCAGCCGATATTTTAGCTGTTACTTTATTTATATATGAACTTGAGAAGGAAGAGCAATGTAAAAATAATTGA
- the citX gene encoding citrate lyase holo-[acyl-carrier protein] synthase, which yields MVDKKISQLILDDREKRYEFLCKTLNEYKLTVLCGKINYPSNNKNTFEANKAFYVLYDILKERFKGYIKFEKILEGYDGKALINVLDIPLREAKKISIEIEESHSLGRLFDIDVYDLNGIPIDREQLGFKRRRCILCGDEARICIANRKHSLNEILEVVNNLILEYKG from the coding sequence ATGGTAGATAAAAAAATTAGCCAGTTAATATTAGATGATAGAGAAAAAAGATATGAATTCTTATGTAAAACCTTAAATGAATACAAATTAACAGTTCTTTGTGGGAAGATAAATTATCCTTCAAATAATAAGAATACTTTTGAAGCTAATAAAGCATTTTATGTCCTATATGATATTTTAAAAGAAAGGTTTAAGGGATATATAAAATTTGAAAAGATATTAGAGGGATATGATGGAAAGGCTCTAATAAATGTTTTAGACATTCCTTTAAGAGAAGCAAAAAAAATTTCAATTGAAATAGAGGAAAGTCATTCCTTAGGAAGATTGTTTGATATAGATGTTTATGATTTGAATGGGATTCCTATAGATAGAGAACAACTTGGATTTAAAAGAAGAAGATGCATTCTTTGTGGTGATGAAGCAAGAATTTGTATTGCAAATAGAAAGCATAGCTTAAATGAAATATTAGAAGTTGTAAATAATCTTATTTTAGAGTATAAAGGGTGA